From one Streptomyces mobaraensis genomic stretch:
- the qcrB gene encoding cytochrome bc1 complex cytochrome b subunit, protein MLVRKRKARIEARAREAAVMGYVALDRRAPVSEAGRQLLRKAFPDHWSFLLGELALYSFVVLVVTGSYLTLFFSPSMTEGVYDGSYGPLRGLLVSDAYASTLHISFDVRGGLLIRQTHHWAALVFVAALGVHLLRVFFTGAFRRPRELNWVVGVTLFLLSLLEGFCGYSLPDDLLSGTGMRTAYTIVTSIPVAGTYLGFLLWGGSYPGHSIIHRLYAVHVYFVPLALMALVGLHLVMVVYLKHTHWSGRGRTNRNVVGQPMVPQFVTKSAGLCLMVFGVLAVLGGVAQINPVWDFGPYRTDQVSTDAQPDWYVGFLEGALRLMPPWENALAGHTIMWNVVVPAVLLPALLFLVLYLYPFFERWVTGDLTEHHVCDRPRDRPVRTALGVAALVCYAVLLAAGGNDVTASVFRVSVETLTWIFRVALVAGPVLAFMVTKRACLALQAHDRRLLEEGEESGVVGQNASGGLGERHRPLDAAHRYKLLVRDVPPPLARPAEGAPRRERLRAALNAWYYRDRVDMPATDEQRLQITGRTRGPLPETEE, encoded by the coding sequence GTGCTGGTGCGGAAGCGGAAGGCGAGGATCGAGGCGCGGGCGCGTGAGGCGGCCGTCATGGGCTACGTGGCGCTCGACCGCCGGGCTCCGGTCTCGGAGGCGGGGCGGCAGCTGCTCCGCAAGGCGTTCCCGGACCACTGGTCCTTCCTCCTCGGCGAGCTCGCGCTGTACTCCTTCGTGGTCCTGGTGGTCACGGGCAGCTATCTGACGCTGTTCTTCAGCCCGAGCATGACCGAGGGCGTGTACGACGGCTCGTACGGCCCGCTGCGCGGCCTCCTGGTGAGCGACGCCTACGCCTCGACGCTGCACATCAGCTTCGACGTGCGCGGCGGACTGCTGATCCGTCAGACGCACCACTGGGCGGCCCTCGTCTTCGTCGCCGCCCTCGGGGTGCACCTGCTGCGCGTCTTCTTCACCGGCGCGTTCCGCCGCCCCAGGGAGCTCAACTGGGTCGTCGGCGTCACCCTGTTCCTGCTGTCCCTGCTGGAGGGGTTCTGCGGGTACTCGCTGCCCGACGACCTGCTGTCGGGCACCGGGATGCGGACCGCGTACACGATCGTGACGTCGATCCCCGTGGCCGGCACCTACCTGGGCTTCCTCCTGTGGGGCGGCTCCTACCCCGGGCACTCGATCATCCACCGGCTCTACGCCGTGCACGTGTACTTCGTCCCGCTGGCCCTGATGGCGCTGGTCGGGCTGCACCTGGTGATGGTGGTCTACCTCAAGCACACCCACTGGTCCGGGCGGGGCAGGACCAACCGGAACGTCGTCGGACAGCCGATGGTCCCGCAGTTCGTCACCAAGTCCGCCGGCCTGTGCCTGATGGTGTTCGGGGTGCTCGCGGTGCTCGGCGGCGTCGCCCAGATCAACCCGGTGTGGGACTTCGGCCCCTACCGCACGGACCAGGTGTCGACCGACGCCCAGCCCGACTGGTACGTCGGCTTCCTGGAGGGCGCCCTGCGGCTGATGCCGCCGTGGGAGAACGCCCTGGCCGGGCACACGATCATGTGGAACGTCGTCGTCCCGGCGGTGCTGCTGCCCGCCCTGCTGTTCCTGGTGCTCTACCTGTACCCCTTCTTCGAACGGTGGGTCACCGGCGACCTGACGGAGCACCACGTGTGCGACCGGCCCCGGGACCGCCCGGTGCGGACGGCCCTGGGCGTGGCCGCCCTCGTCTGCTACGCGGTGCTGCTGGCCGCGGGCGGCAACGACGTGACCGCGTCCGTCTTCCGGGTCTCGGTGGAGACCCTGACCTGGATCTTCCGGGTGGCGCTGGTCGCCGGCCCGGTGCTCGCCTTCATGGTGACCAAGCGGGCCTGCCTCGCCCTGCAGGCCCACGACCGGCGGCTGCTGGAGGAGGGCGAGGAGTCCGGCGTCGTCGGCCAGAACGCGTCCGGCGGCCTCGGCGAACGGCACCGGCCGCTCGACGCCGCGCACCGCTACAAGCTGCTGGTACGGGACGTCCCGCCGCCCCTGGCCCGCCCGGCGGAGGGGGCGCCCCGGCGGGAGCGGCTGCGGGCGGCGCTGAACGCCTGGTACTACCGCGACCGGGTCGACATGCCGGCGACGGACGAACAGCGCCTGCAGATCACCGGACGGACCCGGGGTCCCCTGCCCGAGACGGAGGAGTGA
- a CDS encoding hemerythrin domain-containing protein translates to MPERPDLIGELTADHRAIDALFDGIRAAAPGSPERKGLADDVTARLTRHTEAEERHLHPAVRRYVADGSAWVERELADHGRIDGILREVADRGPEDPLFTRSLVSLVEEVSLHVLEEEERLFPRLRAVCPPGVLRDLGGRVRADRRVPAVPVGPPPHGTWGARLLRAVLGTAPAGRRR, encoded by the coding sequence GTGCCGGAACGTCCCGACCTCATCGGCGAACTGACCGCCGACCACCGGGCGATCGACGCGCTGTTCGACGGCATCCGGGCGGCGGCGCCCGGCAGCCCCGAGCGCAAGGGCCTCGCCGACGACGTCACCGCCCGGCTCACGCGGCACACGGAGGCCGAGGAGCGGCACCTCCACCCCGCGGTGCGCCGGTACGTGGCCGACGGCTCCGCGTGGGTGGAGCGGGAGCTCGCGGACCACGGCCGGATCGACGGCATCCTGCGGGAGGTGGCGGACCGGGGTCCGGAGGACCCGCTGTTCACCCGTTCGCTGGTGTCCCTCGTCGAAGAGGTGAGCCTGCACGTCCTGGAGGAAGAGGAGCGGCTGTTCCCCCGGTTGCGCGCCGTGTGCCCGCCGGGCGTGCTGCGGGATCTCGGCGGGCGGGTGCGGGCGGACCGGCGCGTGCCCGCCGTGCCGGTGGGCCCGCCGCCCCACGGCACGTGGGGCGCCCGCCTGTTGCGCGCGGTCCTCGGCACCGCTCCGGCCGGGCGGCGACGGTAG
- a CDS encoding HAMP domain-containing protein, producing MGESTAGAAATAVPGRRRDDGQGPDVGEAELRQLLAGLTAVRDGDFGIRLPEDADGLLGEIATVFNGMTDQLSLFTSEVTRVAREVGSEGRLGGQARVPGVSGTWKDLTDSVNAMAGNLTTQVRDIAQVATAVAKGDLSQKIDVAAQGEILELKNTVNTMVDQLSAFADEVTRVAREVGSEGRLGGQAQVPGVGGVWRDLTDSVNFMAGNLTAQVRNIAQVTTAVAKGDLSQKITVDARGEILALKNTINAMVDQLSAFADEVTRVAREVGTEGRLGGQADVEGISGTWKNLTESVNVMADNLTAQVRSIAQVTTAVAKGDLSQKINVGARGEIQELKETINTMVDQLSSFADEVTRVAREVGTEGNLGGQATVRGVSGTWKDLTDNVNVMASNLTGQVRSIAQVAAAVARGDLSQKITVEAKGEVAALADVINRMVDTLSAFADEVTRVAREVGTEGMLGGQARVPNVAGTWKDLTDNVNSMANNLTGQVRNIAQVTTAVANGDLTRKIDVDARGEILELKTTINTMVDQLSSFAAEVTRVAREVGSEGRLGGQAEVEGVSGTWKRLTENVNELAGNLTRQVRAIAEVTSAVAEGDLTRSITVEASGEVADLKDNINAMVRSLRETTRANQEQDWLKSNLARTSGMMQGHRDLTLVARLIMEELAPLVGAQYGGFYLAEETEAGPSLRMIGSYGRPEGGEGADAPRFSFGQSLVGQAASGRRTIAVDDLPAGSVTVPSGFGFIEPSHLVVLPIVVEDQVLGVIELASVHRFTPVQRDFLEQLRETIGVNVNTIIANARTDELLDESQRLTAELQARSEELQVGQEELRRSNAELEEKAALLARQNRDIETKNLEIEQARQELETRAQELALASKYKSEFLANMSHELRTPLNSLLILAQLLSQNPSGNLTGKQVEYAEIIHSAGSDLLQLINDILDLSKVEAGKMDISPEWVPLHRLLAYVESTFRPMTGQKGLGFDVVTEPGVPVALLTDDSRLRQVLRNLLSNAVKFTETGHVELSIEPVTGAELPPAVRRHGAALAFRVRDTGIGIAEHQLEAIFGAFQQADGTTSRKYGGTGLGLSISREIAYLLGGSITAHSTPGEGSTFTLYLPVARPDFHEQTAPSAEGEPELESADTDRRSAPAVPRQRRLLVIEQQPRGLLSMVAESARAGLAPVAGATAPDTVDIISAVGAQEAATVLATEVCHCVVLDLDMPDEEVLRFVEAMGADPALRTMPVLAHNSRSVGTPREREIRERFAGRPLDLLSSLDELRQRIALHLSAERPGDVPPPLPAAREARPAAASAPGRDLDPVLAGRTALVVDDDARNLYALTGMLELQGMTVLHAENGRAGIETLTGHPEVDIVLMDVMMPEMDGYTATAAIRAMPAYADLPIIAVTAKAMPGDEEKTMASGASDYVTKPVDADDLIGRIRRRLAP from the coding sequence ATGGGCGAGTCCACGGCCGGCGCGGCGGCGACCGCGGTACCGGGCCGCAGGCGGGACGACGGCCAAGGTCCCGACGTCGGCGAGGCGGAGCTGCGGCAGCTGCTCGCCGGGCTGACGGCGGTGCGCGACGGCGACTTCGGCATCCGGCTGCCGGAGGACGCCGACGGGCTGCTCGGCGAAATAGCGACCGTCTTCAACGGGATGACGGACCAGCTGTCCCTGTTCACCTCCGAGGTGACCCGGGTCGCCCGCGAGGTGGGCAGCGAGGGCCGGCTCGGCGGGCAGGCGCGGGTGCCGGGGGTCTCGGGCACCTGGAAGGACCTCACCGACTCGGTGAACGCGATGGCGGGGAACCTCACCACGCAGGTCCGCGACATCGCGCAGGTGGCCACCGCGGTGGCCAAGGGCGACCTGTCGCAGAAGATCGACGTGGCGGCGCAGGGCGAGATCCTGGAGCTGAAGAACACCGTCAACACGATGGTCGACCAGCTCTCCGCCTTCGCCGACGAAGTCACCCGCGTCGCCCGCGAGGTGGGCAGCGAGGGCCGGCTCGGCGGGCAGGCGCAGGTGCCCGGCGTGGGCGGGGTGTGGCGGGATCTGACCGATTCGGTCAACTTCATGGCCGGCAACCTCACCGCCCAGGTCCGCAACATCGCCCAGGTCACCACGGCCGTGGCCAAGGGCGACCTCTCGCAGAAGATCACGGTCGACGCGCGCGGCGAGATCCTCGCCCTCAAGAACACCATCAACGCCATGGTCGACCAGCTCTCGGCCTTCGCCGACGAGGTCACCCGCGTCGCCCGCGAGGTGGGCACGGAGGGGCGGCTCGGCGGGCAGGCCGACGTCGAGGGCATCTCCGGGACCTGGAAGAACCTCACCGAGTCGGTCAACGTGATGGCCGACAACCTCACGGCGCAGGTGCGGTCGATCGCGCAGGTCACCACGGCGGTGGCCAAGGGCGACCTCTCGCAGAAGATCAACGTCGGGGCGCGCGGGGAGATCCAGGAGCTCAAGGAGACCATCAACACGATGGTCGACCAGCTCTCCTCGTTCGCCGACGAGGTGACCCGCGTCGCCCGCGAGGTGGGCACCGAGGGGAACCTCGGCGGCCAGGCGACCGTGCGCGGGGTCTCGGGCACGTGGAAGGACCTGACCGACAACGTCAACGTGATGGCGTCCAACCTCACCGGGCAGGTCCGTTCGATCGCCCAGGTGGCGGCGGCGGTGGCGCGCGGCGACCTGTCGCAGAAGATCACGGTGGAGGCGAAGGGCGAGGTCGCCGCGCTCGCCGACGTGATCAACCGGATGGTCGACACGCTGTCCGCCTTCGCCGACGAAGTGACCCGGGTGGCCCGCGAGGTGGGCACCGAGGGGATGCTCGGCGGCCAGGCGCGGGTGCCCAACGTCGCGGGCACCTGGAAGGACCTCACCGACAACGTCAACTCGATGGCCAACAACCTCACCGGGCAGGTCCGCAACATCGCGCAGGTCACCACGGCCGTCGCCAACGGCGACCTGACCCGCAAGATCGACGTGGACGCCCGCGGCGAGATCCTCGAACTCAAGACCACCATCAACACGATGGTCGACCAGCTCTCGTCGTTCGCCGCCGAGGTCACCCGGGTGGCCCGCGAGGTCGGCAGCGAGGGCCGGCTGGGGGGCCAGGCCGAGGTCGAGGGCGTCTCGGGCACCTGGAAGCGGCTCACCGAGAACGTCAACGAGCTGGCCGGGAACCTCACCCGCCAGGTGCGGGCGATCGCCGAGGTCACCAGCGCCGTCGCGGAGGGCGACCTGACCCGGTCGATCACCGTCGAGGCGTCCGGCGAGGTCGCCGATCTCAAGGACAACATCAACGCGATGGTCCGCTCCCTGCGCGAGACCACCCGCGCCAACCAGGAGCAGGACTGGCTGAAATCCAATCTGGCCCGCACCTCCGGGATGATGCAGGGCCACCGCGACCTCACCCTCGTCGCCCGGCTGATCATGGAGGAGCTGGCCCCGCTCGTCGGCGCCCAGTACGGCGGCTTCTACCTCGCCGAGGAGACGGAGGCCGGCCCGTCGCTGCGCATGATCGGCTCGTACGGGCGCCCCGAGGGCGGCGAGGGGGCCGACGCGCCCCGGTTCTCGTTCGGGCAGTCGCTCGTCGGACAGGCGGCCTCTGGGCGCCGGACGATCGCGGTGGACGACCTGCCCGCCGGATCGGTCACCGTGCCCTCCGGGTTCGGGTTCATCGAGCCGTCGCACCTGGTGGTCCTGCCGATCGTGGTCGAGGACCAGGTGCTCGGCGTCATCGAGCTGGCCTCCGTCCACCGTTTCACGCCCGTGCAGCGGGACTTCCTGGAGCAGCTGCGGGAGACCATCGGCGTCAACGTCAACACCATCATCGCCAACGCTCGTACGGATGAACTGCTGGATGAGTCGCAGCGGCTGACCGCGGAGTTGCAGGCCCGCTCCGAGGAACTCCAGGTCGGTCAGGAGGAGTTGCGGCGCTCCAACGCCGAGCTGGAGGAGAAGGCGGCGCTGCTCGCCCGGCAGAACCGCGACATCGAGACCAAGAACCTGGAGATCGAACAGGCCCGCCAGGAGCTGGAGACCCGCGCGCAGGAGCTCGCGCTCGCCTCCAAGTACAAGTCGGAGTTCCTGGCCAACATGAGCCACGAGCTGCGCACCCCGCTCAACAGCCTGCTGATCCTGGCGCAGCTGCTGTCCCAGAACCCGAGCGGCAACCTCACCGGCAAGCAGGTCGAGTACGCCGAGATCATCCACTCGGCCGGCTCCGACCTGCTCCAGCTCATCAACGACATCCTCGACCTGTCGAAGGTCGAGGCGGGGAAGATGGATATCTCCCCCGAGTGGGTGCCGCTGCACCGGCTGCTCGCCTACGTGGAGTCGACCTTCCGGCCGATGACCGGCCAGAAGGGGCTCGGCTTCGACGTGGTGACCGAGCCGGGCGTGCCCGTCGCCCTGCTGACCGACGACTCGCGCCTCCGCCAGGTGCTGCGCAACCTGCTGTCCAACGCGGTGAAGTTCACCGAGACCGGGCACGTGGAGCTGAGCATCGAGCCCGTCACCGGCGCGGAACTGCCGCCCGCCGTACGGCGGCACGGCGCGGCGCTCGCCTTCCGGGTACGGGACACCGGCATCGGCATCGCCGAGCACCAGCTGGAGGCCATCTTCGGCGCGTTCCAGCAGGCGGACGGCACCACCAGCCGCAAGTACGGCGGGACCGGGCTCGGCCTGTCGATCAGCCGGGAGATCGCGTACCTGCTCGGCGGCTCGATCACCGCGCACAGCACACCGGGCGAGGGCAGCACGTTCACCCTCTACCTGCCGGTGGCCCGGCCGGACTTCCACGAGCAGACGGCACCCTCCGCCGAGGGCGAGCCCGAGCTCGAGTCCGCGGACACCGATCGGCGGTCCGCACCGGCCGTACCCCGGCAGCGGCGCCTCCTCGTCATCGAACAGCAGCCGCGCGGGCTGCTGTCGATGGTCGCCGAGAGCGCCCGCGCCGGCCTCGCGCCCGTCGCCGGCGCGACGGCGCCCGACACGGTCGACATCATCAGCGCGGTCGGCGCGCAGGAGGCGGCGACCGTGCTCGCCACCGAGGTCTGCCACTGCGTCGTCCTCGACCTCGACATGCCCGACGAGGAGGTGCTGCGGTTCGTCGAGGCGATGGGCGCCGACCCGGCGCTGCGCACCATGCCCGTCCTGGCGCACAACAGCCGGAGCGTCGGCACCCCGCGCGAGCGGGAGATCCGGGAGCGGTTCGCCGGCCGGCCGCTGGACCTGCTGTCCAGCCTCGACGAGCTGCGGCAGCGGATCGCGCTGCACCTGTCGGCCGAGCGGCCCGGCGACGTCCCGCCGCCGCTGCCCGCGGCCCGGGAGGCGCGCCCGGCCGCCGCGTCGGCGCCGGGACGGGACCTGGATCCGGTGCTGGCCGGGCGGACGGCCCTCGTCGTCGACGACGACGCCCGCAACCTCTACGCGCTCACCGGCATGCTCGAACTCCAGGGCATGACCGTGCTGCACGCCGAGAACGGGCGGGCCGGGATCGAGACACTCACCGGGCACCCCGAGGTCGACATCGTGCTGATGGACGTGATGATGCCGGAGATGGACGGGTATACGGCAACGGCGGCCATCCGGGCCATGCCCGCGTACGCGGACCTGCCGATCATCGCGGTGACGGCGAAGGCGATGCCGGGAGACGAGGAGAAGACCATGGCGTCGGGGGCGAGCGACTACGTCACGAAGCCGGTCGACGCCGACGACCTGATCGGCCGCATCCGCCGCAGGCTGGCACCGTGA